Proteins from a genomic interval of Youhaiella tibetensis:
- a CDS encoding anhydro-N-acetylmuramic acid kinase, giving the protein MEPIWAVGLMTGTVLDGNIDVALLRTDGVEVSEFGAYTLAPYPASIRELLEETLQQARAWNFEGPEPAIFAQAEDALTRAQSEAVRKLVESAGLTMGDIGAVGFHGQTVLHRAPQPGRIGATRQLGNGQLMHEILDCKVVYDFRSADVAAGGQGAPLSAAYHQALLRSLGTGGDTAVLNLGGVANVTWWDGADSLVAFDAGPANAPINDFVKARGHGDMDRDGALALEGKVDEERLAKLLTHPYLTAPYPKSLDRFDFGASMADGLGLEDGAATLTAFTCGAVGKALDILPRRPTRLVVCGGGRHNPAIMAMLETRARVEAIPAETVGWRGDAIEAECFAFLAVRVLRGMPISFPTTTGAPRPMQGGRIAG; this is encoded by the coding sequence ATGGAACCGATCTGGGCCGTAGGGCTGATGACCGGCACCGTGCTTGACGGCAATATCGACGTTGCCCTGCTGCGCACCGACGGCGTGGAGGTCTCCGAGTTCGGAGCCTACACTCTGGCTCCTTATCCCGCCTCGATCCGGGAGCTGCTCGAAGAGACGCTCCAGCAGGCGCGGGCCTGGAACTTCGAGGGCCCCGAGCCGGCGATCTTCGCGCAGGCTGAGGACGCGCTCACCCGGGCGCAGTCCGAGGCTGTGCGGAAGCTCGTCGAAAGCGCGGGGCTGACCATGGGCGATATCGGGGCGGTAGGCTTCCACGGGCAGACCGTGCTGCATCGCGCCCCCCAGCCCGGCCGTATCGGCGCAACCCGCCAGCTAGGCAATGGCCAGCTCATGCACGAGATCCTCGATTGCAAGGTGGTGTACGACTTCCGCTCTGCCGACGTGGCGGCAGGCGGGCAGGGTGCTCCGCTATCGGCGGCCTACCACCAGGCCTTGCTCCGTTCCCTCGGCACCGGTGGCGATACCGCTGTCCTCAACCTGGGCGGCGTGGCCAACGTGACGTGGTGGGACGGGGCGGACAGCCTCGTGGCCTTCGACGCCGGTCCGGCCAACGCGCCGATCAACGATTTCGTCAAGGCGCGCGGGCATGGCGATATGGACCGGGATGGGGCGCTGGCCCTGGAGGGCAAGGTCGATGAGGAGCGTCTGGCCAAGCTCCTGACCCATCCCTACCTCACCGCTCCCTATCCCAAGTCGTTGGACCGTTTCGACTTCGGCGCGTCCATGGCCGATGGCCTGGGCCTCGAGGATGGCGCGGCGACCCTCACCGCCTTCACCTGTGGGGCCGTCGGCAAGGCCCTCGATATCCTGCCCCGGCGCCCCACCAGGCTGGTGGTCTGTGGCGGTGGGCGGCATAACCCGGCGATCATGGCGATGCTTGAGACGCGTGCTCGTGTCGAAGCGATCCCGGCCGAGACGGTGGGTTGGCGCGGTGATGCCATCGAGGCCGAGTGCTTCGCCTTCCTGGCGGTGCGCGTGCTCCGCGGCATGCCGATCAGTTTTCCGACGACGACGGGGGCGCCGCGCCCGATGCAAGGCGGCCGGATCGCCGGCTAG
- a CDS encoding GNAT family N-acetyltransferase, producing the protein MTPSLSVTSAPSPEDLAVVGNNLTAFNEGEVGASNRLPLAVFVRDEAGRIVAGISGYTGWGWLYVQWLWVGEELRGHGWASTMLSAAEDEARVRGCHGAYIDTFNPVALRTYERAGYKPFGTLPEFPPGRTRTFLQKSLLEA; encoded by the coding sequence ATGACGCCATCGCTTTCCGTAACGTCCGCCCCCTCGCCGGAAGACCTCGCCGTCGTCGGCAACAACCTTACGGCCTTCAACGAGGGCGAGGTGGGGGCGTCCAACCGCCTGCCGCTCGCCGTCTTCGTACGCGATGAGGCCGGGCGCATCGTGGCGGGAATCAGCGGCTATACCGGCTGGGGATGGCTCTATGTCCAATGGCTCTGGGTAGGCGAGGAACTGCGCGGGCACGGCTGGGCCAGCACGATGTTGTCAGCCGCCGAGGACGAGGCGCGCGTGCGCGGATGCCACGGCGCCTACATAGACACCTTCAATCCGGTAGCGCTGCGCACCTACGAACGAGCCGGTTACAAGCCATTCGGCACCCTCCCCGAGTTTCCGCCGGGGAGAACGCGCACGTTCCTGCAAAAATCGCTGCTCGAAGCCTAG
- the bcsN gene encoding cellulose biosynthesis protein BcsN: MFLKRSRLFELACFACACLFLAGCSQQPPLEPRPAQTIAPTQAFIFPPPGGPGIVGVIETTFANAYRQEIALATEARTPGENKITVTIFKAKGGDGNFGTLPDTPLVEIDLMNEARAAWPQANMKRSPFYVQNDYGPFGYAVGRAPTGDTCVYAWQRIDPSRKPSGGIDRGAIAVRLQLCDKNRSEESLLGVMYQLRINGGVFEPWRAPAQIGRIFVPIKPYGVEGFATVAQPSQANAKKPAQPTVTKAVVPTPPPGAPIVPAPGAVNSGPIVPAPPGSSGSKVIVPPPPVAAN, encoded by the coding sequence TTGTTCCTGAAGCGTTCTCGCCTGTTCGAGTTGGCCTGCTTCGCCTGTGCTTGCCTCTTCCTTGCCGGTTGCAGCCAACAACCTCCGCTCGAGCCACGTCCGGCCCAGACCATAGCTCCCACCCAGGCCTTCATCTTTCCCCCGCCCGGCGGGCCCGGCATCGTGGGGGTGATCGAAACGACGTTCGCCAATGCCTATCGCCAGGAGATCGCGCTGGCCACCGAGGCGCGGACACCGGGCGAAAACAAGATCACCGTGACGATCTTCAAGGCCAAGGGTGGCGACGGCAATTTCGGGACCCTGCCGGATACGCCCCTGGTCGAAATCGACCTGATGAACGAAGCCCGCGCCGCCTGGCCGCAGGCCAACATGAAGCGTTCTCCCTTCTATGTGCAGAATGACTACGGCCCCTTCGGCTACGCGGTGGGCAGGGCTCCGACGGGCGACACCTGCGTCTATGCCTGGCAGCGGATCGACCCCTCCCGCAAACCTTCGGGCGGGATCGACCGTGGTGCGATCGCCGTCCGCCTCCAGCTCTGCGACAAGAACCGCAGCGAGGAATCGCTTCTCGGCGTCATGTACCAATTGCGCATCAACGGCGGCGTCTTCGAGCCCTGGCGGGCGCCCGCCCAGATCGGCCGGATATTCGTTCCAATCAAGCCCTATGGCGTCGAGGGCTTCGCAACGGTTGCTCAACCATCACAGGCGAACGCAAAGAAGCCGGCGCAACCCACTGTCACAAAAGCCGTTGTTCCCACACCGCCCCCAGGTGCGCCCATTGTGCCCGCGCCAGGGGCGGTGAATTCCGGTCCCATAGTCCCGGCTCCCCCCGGGAGCAGCGGTTCGAAAGTCATCGTCCCACCACCGCCAGTTGCGGCAAACTGA